The Lepeophtheirus salmonis chromosome 13, UVic_Lsal_1.4, whole genome shotgun sequence genome segment ATAACCTCTTTTTggttcaaataatattttcattaatatttgataatacaCAGTCATAAACTTATGTTACAATAAAAGGTCTCACTTTAAgggaattgataaaaatattgctaaaatattcatttctgtTCGATATTTGGTTATTCACAAACTTTTGATGATATTGGAGAACTATCGACAGTTATTCTTCTTAATTTTAGGTTATAAACTCGTTCAGGTTAAAAACTGGTGGCAATCCAGTCTATAGATACTTTTgggaaaaatgaatgaaatctcgcaAGTGTTTACAATAACTCATACTTTATAAAActctatactataaaatatgagttgacaaattatcaatattttataactttttttaaggagaaCATTGAGTAACTAAGTGGGAGTGTGATCATAAAGAACCAGATACAATACCGATACTACGCCTagtatatgaataaattgataaatattccttaaaatatCAAGCATAAGTTTACAAAGATTTTAATGATAATGGTATACATTATTACCGTTAAAGGTTAtgtattataagaatatatatcaGATAATGAGTTTTCCTtattatgttctttttattgGAACTAAATTTTCTTATCTTCACTACCACTTTCTGAAGATGAGCTACTTTTATTGATATCAGTTGTATCATCAGCGTCCAGAGTATTTGTAATGCTGTTAAAGAAATCTCTACAAATAGTAGGTCTTACATATTTCCCTAAAGTACTCTCAGTGGAAGGAGTATGATAACCAGTGGAGTCATTATCTGTATCCATTAAGTCGGTGGCTTTATCAGATCCATTTTTCTTGTGTAAAGTTGTCAAAGGAGACAAAGAATGCTTGATGACGAATGACTGATCACCTATGGAATTGTTTCCCGACGTTGAATTATCCCTAATTCCAAATGGGGCAATTGAGTGTGATTGTGAGAGATTTTCATCTATTGGTTCATTAGAATCTAAATTAATACTTGAaagctttgaaatatttttacttaactcTTGTTTATCATCATCATAGGCAACAAGTACTTCAGATTCAGAATCTATTACTTTAGCCTTAGATATTGACCTTGACGCACAATCTGCTGATTCCTCATTTTTAGGGTTATTGTCGAAAGTAGGATATTTTTTAGCTGCATGAGGATTACAAGATGTGGTCGTTTTGAAATAGGAAGGAATATTTTCGTCGTCCTCACGCTCGACACTCGTATCTTCTACAGAATGATCTCTTAAATTTTCTTCGTTCTCTGGAACATTAGTTAATTCTTCAGAGTTGAGCTGAAATTTACTCATTTCATCGTTACTTAAATAAGAACTACCTGTCTTATTACTCTGTCTGCCAAAAAGGGGTCtgtcaaacatatatttgatttctGCCATGGTAGTACTAGAACCCGAATGAGTAGATTCATTACTAGGATCGTCATCTTCTGAATATTCTACCCATCTCAAAAACTTATTACACTTAATTTTATCGTCATTATCATCTAAAATTGTAGAAGATGAAGGAATTGTATGTGTAGAATAACTGTTAAAGGTGTCTACTTCCTTGTCCATTACGATTGATCCATCTTCGATGGCTGAAGAATTGTCTTTAAGCTCACTTACATTCAAACTTCTTAACTTACTTAGATTTGTATAAGCCTCTTTGTTAATACTTTTGGGAGGAATTGTACCAGTGGCACTTTTGTCATCTGTTTCCTGTGCACCACTGTTATACACTTCAGTCAATCTTTTATAAGAACTCCTACTTGTTATTCTTTCATCATGTTTGACATAATGTTTGGTAACACTatgagattttatttttgaagaattttcgGCCCCATTATTTcctttgttattatattttttgtaattacgaTGTCCATCATTCTTGGTATAGtttaaatttgatgtaataGGATCCTCATTAGGTTTAAGGAGTATTGGCCCACCGAGTGTAAGTTTAATATCTCCATTTTCAGTACTGGAGTCTCTACGAGTCCTCCtcatattattttctccttCATCTTTCTTGATATTGACACtactatgtaaatattttggattgATATTTGGATTTAATGATTCGGAATTTCTCTGAtcaagtgtatttttctttgtagaaGACCAACTTGTACTTGCTTTGTTATCTTTATCTTCTTTAGTAAATCCAGGAGGGCTGTATGTATATTGAATCTCACCAACTTTTTCGTCATTCTCAATTGATTGATTACTATGCTCGTTAAAATCTTTTGATTCAGACATAAAATCATCGCTACTTTCAGTACCAAAGTATGAAGGAGTTCTAATCAGATCCTCGTTATTTGTTAATTGTGGATTTGAAGAGTGACTCTTATGAGATTCTGAATACGCATCTTCATTGTTCtcataatgtatttttccaaCACTGTTAAAATCCGTATTAATAAATGTAGAATTTTTTCTAATGTATTTTATGGAATAGTTGTCTATAGATGCCATTGTACTTTGACCTTCATCATCATATTGTTGCAGTGAATCAATACCAATTGATGTTGGATGCCCTTCTCCTAATTGAGATTGTTGCATCGTTGAATTTCTAGAAAGATCTATAGATAAAGTGTCATAAACGTTTTTCTCAAGTTTATCAATAGAACCATAGCGACTTTTCAATGCATCAAACATACTCTTTGTGTGAGCACGACTTCGTGTTTCAACAACTAcatttatctaatttaataataaatgttaagaagagttaaaataataaatatacatttaaataatctaaaacGATATTATGTTACAGATCAATTCTTGTAAAGTTACGAGATTTACCAATGGACATAAGTAAAATTGCATTTAgggataataaattaattatctgttCCATTATATTAAAGAGCCTTAcgcaatacatatatgtattttgatctAAACATCGTtacatttttgtatcattaattatcaaagttaaaaataagattattatagaaattatgataattatatttagatacataGTTTGTAGATGCAACAAAATCATTGAGATCAAGTtcggaaaaagtaatttcaaaaacataaatataatgtttattaccTCTAGAGAGAAGACGTCATTATGAACCCATActctatcatttaaaatatccttaatAGTAACACCTTCTTCGTGTAACAAATCAACAAGTTCAGCTACACCACCTGGACGATCTCTCACATTAATAGCAAATTTAACCAGTCTACCATCAGCTGCTAAACCCCTTTCGAGGCATCTTCCAAAAATAGTAGAATCAATATTACCCCCACATAAGGGAATAACGACTCTGTTAATTAAAGTGTCATTACATTCGTTTTACAGTCCATCAAGAGCTTTACCTTTTTCCTTTGAGTTCTGGAAGTAATCCTGAGAGTATTGCAGCCACTCCAACTGCACCTGCTCCTTCAACAATAGCTTTTTCTATTTCTACAATACGAAGTATGGATAAAGCAATCGATTCCTCATTTACAGTTACAATTTTATCAATCAATGGAGCTTCATAGATATGTTGGAGTaagataatgaaattataaattcagataatattagtaaaaaattagcTCAAAATGAGCATTTCATTCATTGTACCTGCCGTTACATAGGAATTAACTCCAACTTTCGAGACTACTAAACCATCAGCCAAGGAAGTTTGACAGTCCGTGTTTACTGGTTTTCCATATTTCATAGCATTCGAGAAACTTGGAGCACGCTCTGGTTCTACTCcctattaaaaatgtttttatcaatcaatagtatctatctaaataaatatacttacaatGATAATCACGTCAGGTTTTAATGTTTTGATTGCTTTTGCCACACCTGCAATCAAACCTCCACCTCCAATGGGCACAACTACCGCTTCTAGGTCTGGTGTCTGTTCTAAAATTTCTAATCCCATTGTTCCAGCCCCAGCAAGTACACGAGGATGATCATATCTGTCATAACACAGAGtataatctattaataaataagtttttaaggaaggaatatttttaagaattaaaacaaaatattttctggaaTACGAAAAGACATATAACATGTACTGACAACTAAATATGTTACAGAACAGTCTTCTCCGTTCACACAATAgcttatttagtatttacccGTCTATATAGATACAGCCATTTTTTCTAGATAATTGCATTGCTTTATCTTTGgattcaatgatattttctcCATATATGATAACTTGTGctccatattttttacaattttctattttcataatGGGAGCACTTTTTGGCATTACAACAGTAACGGGGATTCCGAGTTGGTCACCTTGATAAGAAATCGCAAGTGCATGATTTCCATTGGATGCAGTAATAACTCCTTTAGTTTTGTTATCCTCATTCAATCCAATTAATGCATATCGCGCCCCCCGGTCTTTGAAACTTCCTGTTTTTTGCATATAGtccttcttaaaatataaatcgaTTCCCGTATATTCTAACATATGAgacttctataaaatatattatttaaaggatATTATCAATCAGATATGTAGTATAAATAAGTACTTACAACACACGGTGAGCAAATAATACcatctttgattttaaaataggCTGTACTAATACTCTCAAAGTCGACTACTCTGGGATTTTGAGGATCACAGTAAGGATCTATTTGCTCCATATTATCCCTGAGTGGCTCAAATACAAGTAATTGCTTGTTATAACCAATGGAAAAGTTACTTAATAGCCAATGATAAAGTACATTTATGAAGCTTAAGTCCAGTCTGATTACTTTTAACTTCACTCAACAAAATTTACAGAAGTTCATTTATACgaaagagaataaaataataatgattatgaaAGTTTTCTTCTCTTaacaaatttcaattcaatataaatattgaaatagttgtataaaaatcaatgtttgtTCTACACAAATCTGAAGTATACAATCAATTAAAGTAACTTTCCTAgttataatcattaattatttggatttttaaccTCTCATCCAACGGttttctatatttacatatatgcaGGATACTGCAATGTCTGCATATTTCTTCTGTCTGACAAtcataaatctattatttaatattgaatagattTTGATGATTGAGATTATAGGTACATGGATTATAATTGAattggaaaaaagtatatatatttcatcaaagGGAAAGGTGAATGAGGAGTCAGgtcattttctataaaatacaataaagaaaaCATAAGGCATATACTATATACGAATATTTAAAAGCCTTAATTTTGTTTCACTTAACATAACATtcacaaatacatattataagtatatcatTTATAGCATTTCTTTTGATGAaacgtaaaatatataatttgtaagagATCAGAGTTTTAACCTATATAGCAATATATACAGGCTTGTAAGGGTTCCGCCATTTCGGCGTTCCGTCCCTTTTTCTTATttcgttcagccattatttctgTTCTGTATTCCAAGATGGAGGGGAAAAGGCAAAGTATAGCCGATTTTATTTACGTCTAGCTTAGCAACAAGATAAGAAAAACTGGAAACTAGACTAGTCGATAAACTCCAGGAATGACCGCAACCTCACCTACGCGGTCGATGAGGTTCCACCAGGGCAATGTTGGCATGATGCATCCCCTTCTGGGCCCCTGCCACAAAATAGGTCTCCCAAGCGTTCATCTTTGCTTTATCCGccttttaaatcatatttaacaaggtaaaaaaaaacaaattaaactttgatttcttgaattatttaattattgtaagtACTCTTGGAAGAGAACgttaaaatctcatttttagcgttcagcTAAGcgcacgttccatggaacgccgTTCAATTTTGCTTTCCGCTCACAAGcctgaatatatacatataatttaattcatgaaatGAACAAcagatttacatatatttatatcaatgtaaCTTGACGAGTCCTTTTCGGAGTATTTGGAGATGCAGGGACGGGATCTTCCTTCCCCTGATTCGTTTTCTCTAAAATCTCCATTTTTCGAGTATGAAATTCTTTTTGcatattatacacaaaaatcTTGTGTCTTCGAAGTcgttcatattttaattgttctttttcttctctgtAGGAATCACATTCAATGCACCATCTTAGACAGTCAGGAGGAGATAAAACTGGCTTGCTctgtaaaatatatagaatttatattattattttgaatggatGTTCATAATTATGGAAAACCACATATTAGTTCAGTAATAACATGATgcacaatataaatataatccttgtTCAAAACCTAAGTAAGTA includes the following:
- the LOC121127853 gene encoding uncharacterized protein isoform X1, with product MEQIDPYCDPQNPRVVDFESISTAYFKIKDGIICSPCVKSHMLEYTGIDLYFKKDYMQKTGSFKDRGARYALIGLNEDNKTKGVITASNGNHALAISYQGDQLGIPVTVVMPKSAPIMKIENCKKYGAQVIIYGENIIESKDKAMQLSRKNGCIYIDGYDHPRVLAGAGTMGLEILEQTPDLEAVVVPIGGGGLIAGVAKAIKTLKPDVIIIGVEPERAPSFSNAMKYGKPVNTDCQTSLADGLVVSKVGVNSYVTAAPLIDKIVTVNEESIALSILRIVEIEKAIVEGAGAVGVAAILSGLLPELKGKRVVIPLCGGNIDSTIFGRCLERGLAADGRLVKFAINVRDRPGGVAELVDLLHEEGVTIKDILNDRVWVHNDVFSLEINVVVETRSRAHTKSMFDALKSRYGSIDKLEKNVYDTLSIDLSRNSTMQQSQLGEGHPTSIGIDSLQQYDDEGQSTMASIDNYSIKYIRKNSTFINTDFNSVGKIHYENNEDAYSESHKSHSSNPQLTNNEDLIRTPSYFGTESSDDFMSESKDFNEHSNQSIENDEKVGEIQYTYSPPGFTKEDKDNKASTSWSSTKKNTLDQRNSESLNPNINPKYLHSSVNIKKDEGENNMRRTRRDSSTENGDIKLTLGGPILLKPNEDPITSNLNYTKNDGHRNYKKYNNKGNNGAENSSKIKSHSVTKHYVKHDERITSRSSYKRLTEVYNSGAQETDDKSATGTIPPKSINKEAYTNLSKLRSLNVSELKDNSSAIEDGSIVMDKEVDTFNSYSTHTIPSSSTILDDNDDKIKCNKFLRWVEYSEDDDPSNESTHSGSSTTMAEIKYMFDRPLFGRQSNKTGSSYLSNDEMSKFQLNSEELTNVPENEENLRDHSVEDTSVEREDDENIPSYFKTTTSCNPHAAKKYPTFDNNPKNEESADCASRSISKAKVIDSESEVLVAYDDDKQELSKNISKLSSINLDSNEPIDENLSQSHSIAPFGIRDNSTSGNNSIGDQSFVIKHSLSPLTTLHKKNGSDKATDLMDTDNDSTGYHTPSTESTLGKYVRPTICRDFFNSITNTLDADDTTDINKSSSSSESGSEDKKI
- the LOC121127853 gene encoding uncharacterized protein isoform X3 produces the protein MGLEILEQTPDLEAVVVPIGGGGLIAGVAKAIKTLKPDVIIIGVEPERAPSFSNAMKYGKPVNTDCQTSLADGLVVSKVGVNSYVTAAPLIDKIVTVNEESIALSILRIVEIEKAIVEGAGAVGVAAILSGLLPELKGKRVVIPLCGGNIDSTIFGRCLERGLAADGRLVKFAINVRDRPGGVAELVDLLHEEGVTIKDILNDRVWVHNDVFSLEINVVVETRSRAHTKSMFDALKSRYGSIDKLEKNVYDTLSIDLSRNSTMQQSQLGEGHPTSIGIDSLQQYDDEGQSTMASIDNYSIKYIRKNSTFINTDFNSVGKIHYENNEDAYSESHKSHSSNPQLTNNEDLIRTPSYFGTESSDDFMSESKDFNEHSNQSIENDEKVGEIQYTYSPPGFTKEDKDNKASTSWSSTKKNTLDQRNSESLNPNINPKYLHSSVNIKKDEGENNMRRTRRDSSTENGDIKLTLGGPILLKPNEDPITSNLNYTKNDGHRNYKKYNNKGNNGAENSSKIKSHSVTKHYVKHDERITSRSSYKRLTEVYNSGAQETDDKSATGTIPPKSINKEAYTNLSKLRSLNVSELKDNSSAIEDGSIVMDKEVDTFNSYSTHTIPSSSTILDDNDDKIKCNKFLRWVEYSEDDDPSNESTHSGSSTTMAEIKYMFDRPLFGRQSNKTGSSYLSNDEMSKFQLNSEELTNVPENEENLRDHSVEDTSVEREDDENIPSYFKTTTSCNPHAAKKYPTFDNNPKNEESADCASRSISKAKVIDSESEVLVAYDDDKQELSKNISKLSSINLDSNEPIDENLSQSHSIAPFGIRDNSTSGNNSIGDQSFVIKHSLSPLTTLHKKNGSDKATDLMDTDNDSTGYHTPSTESTLGKYVRPTICRDFFNSITNTLDADDTTDINKSSSSSESGSEDKKI
- the LOC121127853 gene encoding uncharacterized protein isoform X2; the encoded protein is MEQIDPYCDPQNPRVVDFESISTAYFKIKDGIICSPCVKSHMLEYTGIDLYFKKDYMQKTGSFKDRGARYALIGLNEDNKTKGVITASNGNHALAISYQGDQLGIPVTVVMPKSAPIMKIENCKKYGAQVIIYGENIIESKDKAMQLSRKNGCIYIDGYDHPRVLAGAGTMGLEILEQTPDLEAVVVPIGGGGLIAGVAKAIKTLKPDVIIIGVEPERAPSFSNAMKYGKPVNTDCQTSLADGLVVSKVGVNSYVTAAPLIDKIVTVNEESIALSILRIVEIEKAIVEGAGAVGVAAILSGLLPELKGKRVVIPLCGGNIDSTIFGRCLERGLAADGRLVKFAINVRDRPGGVAELVDLLHEEGVTIKDILNDRVWVHNDVFSLEINVVVETRSRAHTKSMFDALKSRYGSIDKLEKNVYDTLSIDLSRNSTMQQSQLGEGHPTSIGIDSLQQYDDEGQSTMASIDNYSIKYIRKNSTFINTDFNSVGKIHYENNEDAYSESHKSHSSNPQLTNNEDLIRTPSYFGTESSDDFMSESKDFNEHSNQSIENDEKVGEIQYTYSPPGFTKEDKDNKASTSWSSTKKNTLDQRNSESLNPNINPKYLHSSVNIKKDEGENNMRRTRRDSSTENGDIKLTLGGPILLKPNEDPITSNLNYTKNDGHRNYKKYNNKGNNGAENSSKIKSHSVTKHYVKHDERITSRSSYKRLTEVYNSGAQETDDKSATGTIPPKSINKEAYTNLSKLRSLNVSELKDNSSAIEDGSIVMDKEVDTFNSYSTHTIPSSSTILDDNDDKIKCNKFLRWVEYSEDDDPSNESTHSGSSTTMAEIKYMFDRPLFGRQSNKTGSSYLSNDEMSKFQLNSEELTNVPENEENLRDHSVEDTSVEREDDENIPSYFKTTTSCNPHAAKKYPTFDNNPKNEESADCASRSISKAKVIDSESEVLVAYDDDKQE